The Armatimonadota bacterium DNA window GCTTGAAATTCCCACAACACCATGCCGCATAAGCCTTTGGACGAACTCCTGGTTGCGATAGTCGGCAAAGTAGGCGGTGATCTCGCGCGCGGTCTCGGGGCCAACGCCGTCGATGGCGATCAACTCTTCTTCGCGCGCTTGCATCAGGCGATCCAAGGATCCGAAGGCCTGCGCCAATAGCCGCCCGCCCTGTTCGCCCACCATGGGGATGCCCAGCGCCATGATCAGCCTTTCCAACGGCGCGGTTTTCGACTCTTCTATGTTCGTTAGCAGGCGGTCGGCCAGTTTGTCGCCCATGCGATCCAAGGAGATTATTTGATCGCGCTTCTCGCTCAGCGCATACAGGTCGGCGGCGTCTCGGATCAGGCCTTCTTCGAACAGGCGTTTGATCCACTTGGCGCCAAAGCCCTCGATATTCATCGCGTTGCGGCCGACAAAGTGATGGATGCGCTCCACGGCTTGGGCCGGGCAGTCGCGATTGGGGCATTTGACCACCGCGTATTGCGGATCGCGCTGAACCGGCGTATCGCATACCGGGCAGTTGGGCGGGGTTCTGACGGGCTGTTCTTGTCCGGTGCGGGCGGAGAGGACGACCTCGACGACTTCTGGAATCACCTCGCCCGCGCGCTGGACGACCACCGTATCGCCGACTCGGATGTCCTTGCGGCGGATCTCGTCCTCGTTGTGCAGGGTCGCCCTAGAGACGACGACGCCGCGCACCTCGACCGGTTCCATCTCGGCCACAGGCGTCAAGGCGCCGGTTCGTCCCACTTGCCAGGTTACCTCTCGAATGCGCGTTGTAACTTGCTCGCTGGGATATTTGAAGGCTACCGCCCAACGAGGAGCGCGGTTGGTAAAGCCCAACTCGCGTTGTAGCCCACGGTTGTTGACTTTGATCACGACGCCGTCGGTCTCGTAATCCAGCTCGTGCCGCCGATCCTGCCAGGCGCGGCAATAGTCCAAAGCGCCCGAGATGTCGGTTACTATTTGGCTGTGCGGATTGACCGGGAAGCCCAGAGCCCGCGCATGCTCCAACATCGCCATGTGCGTGGCAAACTGGTCGCCTCCCGCGATCCCATAGGTCCAGAATCGCAACTGTCGCCGTGCAGTAATCCGGCTGTCCAGCTGGCGCAAGGAGCCTGCCGCACAGTTGCGCGGATTGGCGAAAGGCGGCTCGCCCGCCTCCTCTCGCTCTCGGTTGATGCGCCTGAACTCCGAACGGCTTAGATAGACCTCGCCCCGCACCTCCAGCATCGCGGCCTCATTGATGTGGAGCGGAATCTGTCGAATGGTCTTGATGTTGGGCGTTACGTCCTCGCCCTGCTCGCCGTCGCCCCTTGTCGCGCCGACCGCCAATGCGCCCTCTTGATAGGTGAGCGATATGGCCAGGCCGTCGATCTTCAGCTCGCACAGGTATTCGATCGGCTGCTCGGTCGGCATCGACAAGAAGCGGCGAACGCGCTGATCGAAGGCGACAAGCTCCTCCTCTCCAAAGGCGTTGTCCAGGCTGAGCATGGCCTCCCGATGCCGATGGGTGGCAAAAGCCTTTAGCGGCGGCGCGCCGATGCGCTGGGTGGGCGAATTGGGAGAGGCGAGATCGGGATGCTCGGCTTCGAGCTCGGCCAGTTCGCGAAACATCCGGTCGTACTCGGCGTCGGGGATTTCGGGCCGGTCGAGCACATGATATAGATAATTGTGCCGTTCGATCTCTTTGGAGAGTTCTTCGATGCGAATCTTGGCCGCCTCTCGATCCATCGGTGGATATTCAGGTTCGTGGGCGGGGCGGGGAATCCTGTCGTACCAATTGCGGTACCATTCAAGCTGGCTGGCAACTATGAAGAACTCTTCCGACAACGATAAAAGGCCGGACCCAACGCGACCTGCTAGCCTGCCACCGATCGCCGAGGCCATTTTGCAGGAACTCGCGCGCTTGATTGCTTCCGACAACATCGTTATCGGCGGCGGCATCGCGCTCAAACACTACGTCGATCATCGGCCAACACAGGACATCGACGCATGGTGGAAGTCCGCACGAGAGGAAAACGACTTGAACCTTGTTCGCGAAGCGATGAAGCGAACGGCAAAAGCGCACAACTTGTCGTTGCGCGAGAAGCGGTTCGGCGCTACCGATTCCATCGAACTCGTCGACGACAAGAGCCGCAAGGTCTTCAGCTTTCAGATCGCCGTTCGAGACAAGGCTCTCGACGAGCCTATAGACAGCGCCTGGCCCCCGCTTAAGATCGAGACTCTGAGAGACAACATTGGGTCTAAAATGAACGCCCTGGTGCAACGAGGCGCGCCAAGAGACTTTGTGGACATCTACGAATTGGTCGCCTCCGGACTAACGACCGCAACCGAGTGCTGGGAGTTGTGGGCCATGAAGAACGATGAAGCGAACATCGAAAGCGCTAAAGCTCTTGTCGCCGCGCACCTGCGTCGGTTGGAGGGCCGAAGGCCCCTCGATTCGATTCTTAACGACGCAGAACGATCCAAGGCAGGATTAGTAAGACGATGGTTCAGCGATGCGTTCTTGCGCATCGATCCGAACAGTTCGGGATGCCAGAATGCTTGACCAGTATATCGACGGATCGCTCTATCCAGACGTCGAGGATCCGTCCCAGGTTCCAACCCGTTTGGAAACGGACGAGGAGAAGGCAGACTATTTGGAGCGGGTCTGCGGGGCGTTCGATTTCGACATTCTGCCGGACAAGGAGACCTTTGAGATGCTAAGAGGCTGGAAAGACATCTTCGATCGGTTTCCGCTGCCTCACTCTCCGGCCTATCACGCCTTCAGGCTTATTTTTGGCTGGGATCCGGTCGAACAAACTCCGAACCCCTCTATTCGATTGACCTGGGAGATCCTCGACCGGCTGGAAGAGAGAGACTTCGACCCGTGTTTTTATCAGATGTAACTTTGCCTGGAACTTTTGCCCGACATTTGCCGTCTCATAGATCGGCGGATGCGGTTCCCTCACATCTCGTATAATACAGGAAGTCTCGCCATGAGCCAGTATGCTTGCGGTTCGGTCGTCTATCGATGCTCACGGGGGGGTAGAATCGTCCTCACCGCCTCGACCTTCGCAGTCTCCTTAGTCTTCGCTTGGACACAGTCCTGCAATCCGCCGACAGCTTCCGCGCGATTTGCATGGGACAAGACCGATGCGACGGCTTACAACGATCTTGCGGCCAAAGCAGCCGTGGACAGCCAACGGAACGTCTACATCGTTGGAACCGACGTAAAGGACGGCGAATCGGACATCGTCGTGACTAAGTACGACAAGGCCGGCACCCAGCAGTGGAGGGCGGCGTTCAACGGCAACTCCTCCAACCCCGGCGTGGACAAGGGGTACGGCATCGCGGTAGACGGTCTGGGCGCGGTCTATGTGTGCGGCGCGGCTACGCGCTCCAGCGGCATCGGCCTAGACTACGTCGTTGTCAAGTATCCGTACAACTATCAATCTGGAAACCCAGCATGGGTTCGATACTTCGACGGCGGACACGGAGACGACGAAGCGCGCGCGATCGCGCTGGACAGTCAGCAAAATGTGTATGTTACAGGCCGATCGCTGGCCTCTAACGACAAGTTTGATGTGATTACGCTCCGATTAAACGGAAACGATGGGGAATTCAGCAATACCTGGGCAGAGCTGAACGAGAATAATCCCGTAGGCACGCGCCGGTACAACAACAACGCCAGCGGCCACGACGAGGGACTCTCCATCACGGTAGACGCAGATGGAGATCCCATACTTACAGGCAGAGCTCAAATCTCCGTATCGCCAAGCAACTATGATGTACTGACCGTAAAGTATGTTGGAGATGGCGGATCAGTAGACTTTGCCGAGGTCTTCGATGCCAGTTCCAGCACGACTGATTCAGCCGGAGTATCGGTAACGACGGACCCCTCTAAGAACGTCTACGTGGCGGGCCGCTTTGCCGGCCAAAACTCGACCGGCGCCCTCATCAAGTATCTGCCCGACGGCACGCTCTGTTGGTACGACGACCCCTATATCGGTAAGTCCGAGTTGGAGCAAGTCGTCTACGACTCGAACGGATTTGTCGTTGCTGCAGGCTACTGTGTGCCTCAAGGCGAGGATAAGGAGGCCTACTTTGTCGCAAAGTACCATCGGAATTTTCGTGCAACGGGCGTTGACCCGGAGAACGAGCGCTCCATTGCCGATCCGCCGCAGCTGATCGCTCTTCCCATCTGGGAAAATGCATACGATGGCGGAGGCGATGGCGATGCAAAGGATTTTGCGCGCAGCCTTGCGGTCGATTCACACGGCTACATCTTTGTAACAGGCGAATCGGACGGCAATGAAGGGGAGGAGGATTTTTGGACCCTCAGTCTGCGCCCTAACGATGGCGCTATTTGCTGGCAAGCGCGCTACAAGGGCAACCTGACAGGCGACGACATTGAGAAGGGCGTTTGGATGGCCATGGACAGCGGCGGCAACCTCGCCATCGTCGGCACGGCCACCGGCGCCGAAACGGGCACAGACATTGCCGTGATCCGGTATTGCAGGCTTCCCGGCGACGTCAACTCCGACGGCGTTGTCGACGATACCGATCTGGCGATCGTGCTGGAATGCTTCGGCAACAGCGCCGATGCCTGTTCGACGCTCGATCTTGACCGTTCCGGAACAGTCGACGACCCGGATCTTGCCATTGTGCTGGAGAATTTTGGCAAGTATTGCGGTACAGACTGGTAGCGATCGACAAGTCCGGCGGGCGACACTGAGTCCGCCGGACATCTTGAGGAGTTACGAAAATGTCATTGCCCATTGTTCGAATGTGTCTCATCGCAGTAATGATCGGCTCTACTTTCAGTCTGGCGTTCTGCCAGAGAGCCACGATGGACTGGTGGCGACGATTTGACGGCCCCTTTCACGGTAGCGACATTCTGACAGACATGAAACTGCATCCGTCGGGCATCGTTTTGACTGGCCGATGGTCTGGCAATCCTGCTGGTTCCGATACGGGCACAATACTCTATCGGCCCAACGGTCAGATCGCCTGGATCGCTCACAAACCGCCGCTGAACTGTTGCCTCAATCATGCTATCGCGCTCGATGTGGACGACGCGGGCCGAGTCCTGGTCGCCGGGTATCAGGACAACGCAGACCGCGTCAGCGACCTGTTCATCGTGTCCTACGATGCCGAAGGCCGAGAGGAATGGCGGACCGTTTATGATTCGCCCTACGGCTTTCACGAGGTCGTCCACGACCTTGCGCTCGATTCTTCGGGCGCCGTCTATGTGGCGGGCGAAGCCTACTACGACATCGAGGGTCGCCGCGCCTGGCTGGTGGCCAAGTTCGACCGGCAGGGGCGGTTGCTTTGGGAGCAGATCCGTCTGCCGTCGCCGCCAGTTACTATTAGCTCGAACGCAATGCAGCTAGCTGTGGATAAGGTTCGGGACAGAGTCTACGTCTCCGGCTCTTTCACCAACGGATTTGACGACGAGTTTGTCGCACAAGGGCGCACGCTCTCCGTCGTCCGCATCGACCCGAGCAACGGTAGCATTATCTGGGAGAACCGCGATGCTGGGCCGACCGGTCGGGGCGGAAGCCCTTTCAGAATTGCAGTTGCGAAGGACGGCTCGCTTTATGGCTGGACGAGCATTTTCGTAATCTACAACAACGGATGGCAAAGAACTGGCGGTCTTGCCACACGCTGGACCGCCGAAGGAGATACCGTTTTCTACCGTCTTGACCAATCCGAAGATCCTCGACGACATTCAATAGGCTACCCAAACGCGACTCTATCAGAACAAGGTTCGTTAGTATTAGGAGGATTTCACAGAAACGATACGCTGGTTTCAAAAATTGATCAATCTGGCGTTTTTAGTTGGAGAAACATATACTACTTCAGCACGTCGGACAATTACTGTCAAAGCGTCGCTACCGACATCGCCGGCAACGCCTTCATTGCAATCAACGTCCACTCCGACGAAGAGATCGACGCCGGCGCCGCTCGACTTTATCCGGACGGACGTCTGGCCTGGTACCGCGTCTACCGCGGCGCCGCCCGCAACGTCGACAATGCGAATCAAGTCGTCATCGACGGCAAAGGCGGCGTCTACATCGGCGGCTCCACAGTGCACCAGTGGTCTAGCATCAGCGATTGGCTACTCATCCGATACTGTGATCCCATCGCAGACGCGGACGGCAACGGCCTAGTCGATATGCGCGACTTGGAGATCGTGCTCGAGACTTTCGGCACTGCGGACGCGCGGGCAGACCTGAACCAAGACGGCATCGTGGACGACCTCGACCTCTCATGGGCGCTCGCCTTCTTCGGATCGCATTGCGTTCCTGAAAACTGACGGATCGGCGCCAATCCGGGACTTTAGTCCCTTGTCTTTTGGGGCGCGACGACCGTAGATTATATTGAGGAACCCCGCCCCATTGAGCAAGACAACCAACGCCCGCGAACGATGCAACCTGGTCGCCGTGCAGATGGCCTGGCAACTAGAGGATTACGCCTCGCCGGAAGCCTTTTGCGCCCGCATCGACGCGCTGGGCGAACAGATCGCCAGAAGCGCGGCCCAAAAAGCGATCGTGGTCTTCCCCGAAGACGTCGGCCTTGGCCTTGCGTTCACCCAACACTTTGATCTGGTCAAATCAGCCTCCAGCGCGATGGAAGCAGGCTCGCGCATGATCGAAGCCGAGCAGGAGAGGATCCAGCCGCTACTGTTGCAGGGCGATCCGCCCGTGCGGGCGATGCTGCGACTGCTTTCGCCGTTCATCCGGCAACACTACGAAGCGGCTTTCTCTCGTTTAGCCGCTCGGCATGGTTGGTGGGTTGTCGCCGGCAGCGCGCCCATCAATCTCTTCGGTTCGGTCTACAATGCCTCCTTTGTATATGATTCCAGCGGCGAACTTGTACAGATTCAATGCAAAACGCGCCTGGTGGACGAGGAGAGGGAGATCGGTCTACAACTGTCCGAAGCGCCGCTGGACAGCCTTGGCGCTGTCGATACGCCTTATGGCGTTTTGGGCACGATGATCTGCTACGACGCCTTTCACGAGGAAGTCAGTCGCCTCATCACCGATAAGCTTCACGCCACGATCTTGGCTCAGCCTTCGTGCAACCTGCCGCCATGGACGCCGCAGGAAGCCGCTGGATGGCGATTGGGGTTGGCCAAAGTCGTCGAGAACGCTCGCGGCGCAGTCGGGATCAACCCGATGATGGTCGGGAAACTGTTCGATCTAACGCCTCAAGGGCGCAGCACAATCTTGGCGCACAGCGATTTTGCCGGGCAAGACAACGTTCTGGCAGCCGCCAATAGCCACGATCAGGAAGAGATCGTCGTCTACGAGTACGATCCGTCAGAGTTTCGATAAAGCCTGCCGCACCAGATCGGGGATCTCGGACGGCGTATCGGCCACGGGCGCTCCCGCATCTTTGAGCGCGGAGACCTTTGAATCGGCGCCGCCCTTTCCGCCCGTAATGATCGCGCCCGCGTGTCCCATGCGCTTGCCAGGGGGCGCAGTGCGGCCCGAGATAAACCCAACGACCGGCTTCTTCATCTCGCGCTTGATGTAATCCGCCGCGATCTCTTCGTCGGCTCCGCCGATCTCGCCCACCATCACCACGACTTTGGTCTCTGGATCGGCTTCAAAAAGCGGCAGCACGTCGATGAAGGTCGTGCCGATGATCGGGTCGCCGCCGATGCCGACGCAAGTGGTCTGG harbors:
- the ligA gene encoding NAD-dependent DNA ligase LigA, with product MDREAAKIRIEELSKEIERHNYLYHVLDRPEIPDAEYDRMFRELAELEAEHPDLASPNSPTQRIGAPPLKAFATHRHREAMLSLDNAFGEEELVAFDQRVRRFLSMPTEQPIEYLCELKIDGLAISLTYQEGALAVGATRGDGEQGEDVTPNIKTIRQIPLHINEAAMLEVRGEVYLSRSEFRRINREREEAGEPPFANPRNCAAGSLRQLDSRITARRQLRFWTYGIAGGDQFATHMAMLEHARALGFPVNPHSQIVTDISGALDYCRAWQDRRHELDYETDGVVIKVNNRGLQRELGFTNRAPRWAVAFKYPSEQVTTRIREVTWQVGRTGALTPVAEMEPVEVRGVVVSRATLHNEDEIRRKDIRVGDTVVVQRAGEVIPEVVEVVLSARTGQEQPVRTPPNCPVCDTPVQRDPQYAVVKCPNRDCPAQAVERIHHFVGRNAMNIEGFGAKWIKRLFEEGLIRDAADLYALSEKRDQIISLDRMGDKLADRLLTNIEESKTAPLERLIMALGIPMVGEQGGRLLAQAFGSLDRLMQAREEELIAIDGVGPETAREITAYFADYRNQEFVQRLMRHGVVGISSKPEPAGNQLEGLTFVFTGTLERMDREEAEELARRYGAKTTGSVSKNTTHLVAGPGAGSKLLKAQELGVPVLTEQEFFAMIGL
- a CDS encoding nucleotidyl transferase AbiEii/AbiGii toxin family protein, coding for MKNSSDNDKRPDPTRPASLPPIAEAILQELARLIASDNIVIGGGIALKHYVDHRPTQDIDAWWKSAREENDLNLVREAMKRTAKAHNLSLREKRFGATDSIELVDDKSRKVFSFQIAVRDKALDEPIDSAWPPLKIETLRDNIGSKMNALVQRGAPRDFVDIYELVASGLTTATECWELWAMKNDEANIESAKALVAAHLRRLEGRRPLDSILNDAERSKAGLVRRWFSDAFLRIDPNSSGCQNA
- a CDS encoding SBBP repeat-containing protein → MSQYACGSVVYRCSRGGRIVLTASTFAVSLVFAWTQSCNPPTASARFAWDKTDATAYNDLAAKAAVDSQRNVYIVGTDVKDGESDIVVTKYDKAGTQQWRAAFNGNSSNPGVDKGYGIAVDGLGAVYVCGAATRSSGIGLDYVVVKYPYNYQSGNPAWVRYFDGGHGDDEARAIALDSQQNVYVTGRSLASNDKFDVITLRLNGNDGEFSNTWAELNENNPVGTRRYNNNASGHDEGLSITVDADGDPILTGRAQISVSPSNYDVLTVKYVGDGGSVDFAEVFDASSSTTDSAGVSVTTDPSKNVYVAGRFAGQNSTGALIKYLPDGTLCWYDDPYIGKSELEQVVYDSNGFVVAAGYCVPQGEDKEAYFVAKYHRNFRATGVDPENERSIADPPQLIALPIWENAYDGGGDGDAKDFARSLAVDSHGYIFVTGESDGNEGEEDFWTLSLRPNDGAICWQARYKGNLTGDDIEKGVWMAMDSGGNLAIVGTATGAETGTDIAVIRYCRLPGDVNSDGVVDDTDLAIVLECFGNSADACSTLDLDRSGTVDDPDLAIVLENFGKYCGTDW